A part of Candidatus Dormiibacterota bacterium genomic DNA contains:
- a CDS encoding HAD-IA family hydrolase, whose translation MPLQGIFFDAGNTLLVEEPGKHLWEMALIRIPDALEVLTALKPLYRLGVISNTVGSGDAELADVLEKAGIRRLIDALVTSRDFGKAKPDPAIYAEGARRLGVSLDQTLMVGDRLDTDVAGALNAGIPAVWLRHPGAIAIPGIAPTHVIERLADLPAWIAAAYTQN comes from the coding sequence ATGCCCCTTCAGGGGATCTTCTTCGACGCCGGCAACACGCTGCTCGTTGAGGAGCCGGGTAAGCACCTGTGGGAGATGGCGCTCATCCGGATTCCGGATGCGCTCGAGGTGCTGACCGCGCTCAAGCCGCTTTACCGGCTGGGTGTCATCTCCAACACCGTCGGCTCGGGCGATGCTGAACTGGCGGATGTCCTCGAAAAGGCGGGGATCCGCCGCCTGATCGATGCCCTGGTCACCTCGCGGGACTTTGGAAAGGCCAAGCCCGATCCCGCCATCTACGCCGAGGGGGCCCGCCGCCTGGGGGTCTCCCTGGACCAGACCCTGATGGTGGGGGATCGACTGGACACCGACGTGGCTGGCGCGCTGAACGCCGGCATCCCGGCGGTCTGGCTGCGCCATCCGGGAGCGATCGCGATCCCCGGAATCGCCCCGACCCATGTGATCGAGCGCCTTGCCGACTTACCGGCTTGGATCGCCGCCGCATATACTCAGAATTGA
- a CDS encoding LppX_LprAFG lipoprotein, whose protein sequence is MRRMLAATCAMVVLSACGAVAQVSETPQQVVSTASDKMSQLHSAKFDVTATILEQFPASFTDQLGAAGASLSNFSIDMSGKGDAKFPDTASMSLQVKSGGISVSTDMVLAGGKIYIKDPTSGSWTQPASAASFGQFTNQADPLSSAAVLKTAQSIKDLGDTTLNGSAVHHYQIVPDKNKLADQASTQQAKDLVLSMLQSGTIQLEVWIGKDDHLLHQMKNDTDATIDLGKVMAASGQQLPPGFPIPAGATVHTVVHATINYHDFNAPVTVTVPSVAPS, encoded by the coding sequence ATGAGGCGCATGCTTGCGGCCACCTGCGCGATGGTGGTGCTCTCGGCTTGCGGGGCGGTCGCTCAGGTATCCGAGACACCGCAGCAGGTTGTCAGCACGGCGAGCGACAAGATGAGCCAGTTGCATTCGGCGAAGTTCGATGTGACGGCCACCATCCTCGAGCAATTCCCGGCCTCATTCACCGACCAGCTCGGCGCTGCGGGGGCCTCGCTTTCGAACTTCAGCATCGACATGAGCGGTAAGGGGGATGCCAAGTTCCCTGACACGGCCTCCATGTCGCTCCAGGTGAAAAGCGGCGGGATCAGCGTCAGCACCGACATGGTTCTTGCTGGCGGCAAGATCTACATCAAAGACCCAACAAGCGGCAGCTGGACGCAACCGGCGAGCGCCGCGTCGTTCGGTCAATTCACGAACCAGGCGGATCCGCTGTCGAGCGCCGCCGTCCTGAAAACCGCCCAATCGATAAAGGACCTGGGGGACACGACGCTGAATGGCAGCGCGGTGCATCACTACCAGATCGTGCCGGACAAGAACAAGCTGGCCGACCAGGCCTCCACGCAGCAAGCTAAAGACCTCGTCCTCTCGATGCTGCAAAGCGGCACCATCCAACTCGAGGTCTGGATCGGTAAGGACGATCACCTGCTGCACCAGATGAAGAACGACACCGATGCCACGATCGACCTGGGCAAGGTCATGGCGGCGTCGGGCCAGCAACTCCCGCCGGGCTTCCCAATACCGGCGGGCGCCACCGTGCATACGGTGGTCCATGCCACGATCAACTACCACGATTTCAACGCGCCCGTCACGGTGACCGTGCCGTCTGTCGCACCCTCGTAG
- the rpe gene encoding ribulose-phosphate 3-epimerase yields the protein MLVSPSLLSADFSRLGEEVAALEQAGADWVHFDVMDGHFVPPITMGPRTVEHCRRYAKLPFDVHLMIENPERTIEAFRDAGATTLSVHVEATRHIHRVLESIRKAGLRAGVCLNPGSPLVLVEPVLKNADLLVMMCVNPGWGGQKFIDGSLERIKAARALRDRLNPKLDIEIDGGVNAGTGPSCAANGATVLVAGSFVFSHPQGMKTAIQELR from the coding sequence GTGCTGGTCTCGCCCTCGCTTCTATCGGCCGACTTCAGCCGGCTGGGCGAGGAAGTCGCCGCCCTGGAGCAGGCCGGCGCCGATTGGGTGCACTTCGATGTGATGGACGGGCATTTCGTCCCCCCGATCACGATGGGGCCGCGCACGGTCGAGCACTGCCGGCGTTACGCCAAACTGCCCTTTGACGTCCACCTGATGATCGAGAATCCGGAGCGCACCATCGAAGCATTTCGCGATGCGGGCGCGACGACGCTATCGGTCCACGTGGAGGCGACGCGGCACATCCACCGCGTGCTGGAGAGTATCCGCAAGGCCGGCCTGCGGGCGGGCGTGTGCCTCAACCCCGGTAGTCCGCTGGTGCTCGTCGAACCGGTCCTCAAAAACGCCGACCTGCTCGTCATGATGTGCGTCAACCCCGGATGGGGCGGCCAGAAATTCATCGACGGCAGCCTGGAACGGATCAAGGCGGCGCGCGCTCTACGTGACCGGCTCAACCCCAAGCTGGACATCGAAATCGACGGCGGCGTGAATGCCGGGACGGGCCCGTCGTGCGCCGCGAACGGAGCCACCGTCCTGGTGGCAGGGAGCTTCGTCTTCAGTCACCCCCAGGGGATGAAAACCGCAATCCAGGAGTTGCGCTAA
- a CDS encoding AIM24 family protein, with translation MQKPPQLLPTKLEDGQAPGIKYRIDGELVPVLHTWLDGTLPVYFEHHVVLWKDPALNIGIRAMKGAFKRMVAGMPIFLTEAHGPGEIAFSRDGAGHLFPLHLMPGTAVLVREHQFLAATGNLDYTFNRVKGVSNMLLGSTGFFVDRFSASHQEGVLWLHGYGNVFQKDLAQNEQIDIEPGGWVYRDESVRMDVQMFGLKTGIFGGGGNMVWNRFTGPGRVGIQSMYLHMPTSE, from the coding sequence ATGCAAAAACCGCCGCAGCTCCTCCCGACGAAGCTCGAGGATGGCCAAGCGCCCGGTATCAAATACCGCATCGACGGCGAGCTTGTCCCGGTGCTGCATACCTGGCTCGACGGGACCCTGCCGGTCTACTTCGAGCATCATGTCGTGCTCTGGAAGGACCCAGCGCTGAACATCGGCATTCGCGCCATGAAAGGCGCCTTCAAGCGGATGGTCGCCGGCATGCCGATCTTTCTCACGGAGGCGCATGGCCCGGGTGAGATCGCCTTCTCGCGTGACGGCGCCGGCCATCTCTTCCCCCTCCACCTGATGCCTGGAACCGCGGTGCTCGTTCGGGAACACCAGTTCCTGGCGGCAACCGGAAATCTCGATTACACCTTCAACCGGGTGAAGGGCGTGAGCAACATGCTCTTAGGCTCAACAGGATTCTTCGTCGATCGCTTCAGCGCCAGCCACCAGGAAGGTGTCCTCTGGCTGCACGGCTACGGCAACGTTTTCCAGAAGGACCTGGCCCAGAACGAGCAGATCGACATCGAACCAGGTGGCTGGGTCTACCGCGATGAAAGCGTCCGCATGGACGTTCAGATGTTCGGGTTGAAAACCGGCATCTTCGGCGGCGGTGGGAACATGGTCTGGAATCGCTTCACTGGCCCGGGGAGGGTCGGCATCCAGTCGATGTATCTCCACATGCCCACCAGCGAGTAG
- the rpmB gene encoding 50S ribosomal protein L28 — protein sequence MAQRCAICGKGPQYGHHVSHSKVHTKRRFMPNLHKARVTIDGRPQTALVCTRCLRTQAKSA from the coding sequence ATGGCACAACGCTGCGCGATCTGCGGTAAGGGGCCCCAATACGGGCATCACGTGAGCCACTCGAAGGTGCACACGAAGCGCCGCTTCATGCCCAATTTGCACAAGGCCCGGGTCACGATCGACGGCCGTCCCCAGACGGCCCTGGTCTGCACCCGCTGCCTTCGCACCCAGGCCAAGTCGGCCTAG
- a CDS encoding Asp23/Gls24 family envelope stress response protein, giving the protein MDSKTKANPQRTGKPPRTLIQSRDLGRIEVSRHVVATIAGHAAAGCYGVVAMAARGLRDGLAERLHRDKLHRGVEVEVRDDGIAVSLYVIVEYGTRVSEVANNLSNAVRYSVERTLGLPVVEVNVNVQGIHVSGSGGS; this is encoded by the coding sequence ATGGACTCTAAGACGAAGGCCAACCCGCAACGCACCGGGAAGCCGCCGAGGACGCTGATCCAATCCAGAGACCTCGGGCGGATCGAGGTGTCACGCCATGTCGTCGCCACCATTGCCGGGCACGCGGCGGCGGGCTGCTACGGCGTTGTGGCCATGGCCGCCCGCGGTTTGCGCGACGGTTTGGCCGAACGGCTGCACCGCGACAAACTGCACCGGGGCGTCGAGGTCGAGGTCCGCGATGACGGGATCGCCGTCTCCCTGTACGTCATCGTCGAGTACGGAACCCGGGTCTCGGAGGTGGCCAACAACCTTTCGAACGCGGTCCGCTATTCGGTGGAGCGCACCCTTGGCCTTCCGGTCGTGGAAGTCAACGTCAATGTCCAGGGAATCCACGTCAGCGGGAGCGGCGGCAGCTGA